The proteins below come from a single Gimesia alba genomic window:
- a CDS encoding LysM peptidoglycan-binding domain-containing protein, with the protein MHQDKKVGLALALLVIGFVGAFCLRQDRNTTVEIPELNDPHYLDEQIADKDRTPYFGSQSKENLNTQLGNEQSLTGITEERPSSGSNVAVPTISHSTPVSPTDPKASKAERWGEMPDFLKEIDLPEEQFTSSELTDSVFEPNPTQPADEPDSQGTTLRPIQPDSESIKPEHNNAWEVNPAKQKTAPTRPDQRQAPQIRIHTVKAGETLSEISIRYLGTSRRYKEIFNLNRDRLRSPNDIREGMQLRIPVQQPAGATPQSANSQSSTGSTARAGKRTIGQMVSQPTLKSGSSSVQFEGLIESLSNSSNPSSLKDLDHKKTVQELEKTLKSGNLLDGKNGTSGIPKNYRKFIPVPRSPLTPQAGSQARTPGAGKSLSQVQPDNVDQIVEELFDKLEDSPQQTKGTAKAKTYTIKKGDTLESIAVRIYGKRSAAFKIYQKNRDMLKSAHYIRPGMKLELP; encoded by the coding sequence ATGCATCAAGATAAAAAAGTCGGTTTAGCTCTAGCGTTATTAGTGATTGGTTTTGTGGGGGCATTCTGTCTCCGGCAGGATCGGAATACGACGGTCGAGATTCCCGAGTTGAACGACCCGCATTATTTAGATGAGCAGATTGCAGACAAAGACCGCACTCCTTATTTCGGTTCTCAAAGCAAAGAAAATCTGAATACGCAGTTGGGGAATGAACAGTCTCTGACAGGTATTACAGAAGAGCGTCCGTCTTCTGGTTCGAATGTTGCTGTGCCTACGATTTCACATTCCACCCCTGTTTCCCCAACGGATCCCAAAGCATCGAAAGCCGAGCGTTGGGGAGAAATGCCCGATTTTCTTAAAGAGATCGATCTGCCTGAAGAACAGTTTACGAGTTCAGAACTGACCGACTCTGTCTTTGAGCCTAACCCAACACAACCGGCGGATGAACCAGATTCTCAAGGGACAACGCTCCGTCCCATTCAGCCTGATTCGGAATCAATCAAGCCAGAGCATAATAATGCCTGGGAAGTCAATCCAGCAAAACAAAAAACAGCGCCCACGCGACCTGATCAGCGGCAGGCTCCGCAAATCCGGATTCATACCGTCAAAGCGGGTGAGACCTTATCGGAAATCTCAATTCGCTACCTGGGAACCAGCCGCAGATACAAAGAAATTTTCAATCTGAATCGCGATCGATTGCGAAGTCCGAATGATATTCGCGAGGGAATGCAACTGCGGATTCCCGTGCAACAGCCAGCGGGAGCGACACCCCAATCGGCGAACAGCCAGTCTTCAACAGGATCGACGGCCCGAGCCGGCAAACGGACCATCGGACAGATGGTCTCTCAACCGACTTTGAAATCCGGTTCTTCATCCGTTCAGTTTGAAGGCTTGATTGAATCGCTGTCGAATTCTTCCAATCCGAGTTCACTCAAGGATCTGGATCATAAAAAAACAGTTCAAGAGTTGGAGAAAACGCTGAAATCCGGCAATCTGCTCGATGGAAAAAATGGGACCAGCGGCATTCCCAAAAACTACCGAAAATTCATTCCGGTTCCCCGATCGCCGCTGACTCCGCAGGCTGGTTCTCAAGCCAGAACACCAGGAGCTGGTAAGTCTCTCTCACAGGTTCAACCTGATAATGTGGATCAGATCGTCGAAGAGCTGTTTGACAAACTGGAAGATTCACCCCAGCAGACCAAGGGGACGGCTAAAGCGAAAACCTATACGATTAAAAAAGGTGACACGCTTGAATCCATTGCCGTCCGGATTTACGGAAAACGGTCAGCAGCATTCAAAATCTATCAGAAGAATCGCGATATGCTGAAAAGCGCACACTATATTCGACCAGGAATGAAACTCGAATTGCCTTAG
- the hemE gene encoding uroporphyrinogen decarboxylase has translation MNSQVAEKANYQNSRFMKAVRREPVDTTPIWIMRQAGRYLPEYMAVRNKTTFIDLCKTPSLAAEVTLTAQRVLGVDAAILFADLLPILEPMGLDLEYVKGEGPVIHNPLADSSHVDRLTDIADMNCLEFVFDAVKLIRADLPADIPLLGFAGCPFTLASYAIEGGSSKNYRRTKQMMYNDPGAWKALMDRFVDNLIVYLQRQIEAGCQAVQIFDSWAGCLSPEDYQQYVAPYTARLVAGVEDHAPVINFLTGNPALIPLQKQTGGQVFGLDWRINLADAWEILGPDVAVQGNLDPIALYADIPVLKEKAKSVLDAAGGRNGHIFNLGHGVMPDMNPDNVKALVEIVHELGSR, from the coding sequence ATGAATTCTCAAGTGGCTGAGAAAGCCAACTATCAGAATAGTCGTTTTATGAAAGCGGTCCGCCGCGAACCTGTCGACACCACGCCGATCTGGATTATGCGACAAGCGGGCCGCTATTTACCCGAATACATGGCCGTACGTAACAAAACGACGTTCATCGATCTCTGCAAAACGCCTTCCCTGGCAGCCGAAGTCACACTGACCGCACAACGGGTGCTCGGCGTCGATGCCGCGATTCTCTTCGCCGATCTCTTGCCGATTCTGGAACCGATGGGCCTCGATCTCGAATATGTCAAAGGCGAAGGCCCGGTCATTCACAATCCGCTCGCCGATTCCTCACACGTCGATCGGCTGACGGACATCGCCGATATGAATTGTCTGGAGTTTGTTTTCGATGCCGTCAAACTGATTCGTGCCGATTTGCCCGCCGACATTCCCCTGCTCGGCTTTGCCGGCTGCCCGTTCACGCTGGCCAGCTATGCCATCGAAGGAGGCAGTTCGAAAAATTACCGCCGCACCAAACAGATGATGTATAACGACCCCGGTGCCTGGAAGGCGCTGATGGATCGCTTCGTCGATAATCTGATTGTCTATCTCCAACGGCAAATTGAAGCGGGCTGTCAGGCCGTACAAATCTTCGACAGCTGGGCCGGTTGTCTCTCTCCCGAAGATTATCAGCAGTATGTGGCACCCTATACGGCAAGACTCGTTGCCGGTGTAGAGGATCATGCGCCGGTGATCAATTTCCTCACGGGGAATCCTGCGTTGATTCCACTGCAGAAACAGACGGGAGGTCAGGTGTTCGGCCTCGACTGGCGCATCAACCTCGCTGATGCCTGGGAGATCCTCGGTCCCGACGTCGCCGTGCAGGGGAACCTCGACCCGATTGCCCTTTACGCGGATATTCCGGTACTCAAAGAGAAAGCAAAGTCGGTTCTCGATGCTGCCGGCGGCCGGAACGGACACATTTTCAATCTCGGTCATGGTGTGATGCCTGACATGAATCCCGACAATGTGAAAGCCCTCGTCGAAATCGTGCATGAACTGGGCAGCCGCTAG
- a CDS encoding DUF1444 family protein: MSDLHIDQWANYTGPANWYSLSYPSNWIKEEKEGILQLSPPDGNATLTISCHWKSVLPQTNSESNLHIDFDQLFVKHRNILSRGPLAIEHESIGYSGEAIIQKNTSWWKELLSYLPGFQKHWHSWNLWLIKERSIQMVVTFFYEPEHHQDLFEAVQVILHSVQLSLNPSNPPELFANEVLELAHKKFPLINSQILPGFRLKFGESEMNLANFYRAYLTTPDNFEKQITTALVTILQINEWGDAQTEPELSEIQDRIMPILLSRESWENNFPNFVGESWIANLAILYVVDESNAYWYIHEKLLRKWNIDQEQLHQIALDNLDRYFDHNQIELICMSKEEGPNMVIQSRPDAYNASQVLSRSFYQQARRFLGSEFLAGVPNRDFLLAISFSETHVIEKIQHNIASDYLTMDHPLTDHLLVVTADGVSEYCGVS; encoded by the coding sequence TTGTCTGACTTGCATATTGATCAATGGGCCAACTACACCGGGCCAGCGAACTGGTATTCACTCTCGTATCCTTCCAATTGGATCAAGGAGGAAAAGGAGGGAATTCTCCAACTCAGTCCTCCTGATGGAAATGCCACGCTCACGATCAGCTGCCACTGGAAGTCAGTGCTGCCACAAACCAATTCCGAGTCGAACCTGCATATTGATTTCGATCAACTGTTTGTCAAACATCGAAATATTCTGAGCCGAGGCCCACTGGCGATTGAGCATGAATCGATTGGCTATTCCGGTGAAGCAATCATTCAAAAAAACACATCCTGGTGGAAAGAGTTACTGTCATACCTACCCGGTTTTCAAAAACACTGGCACTCCTGGAACCTGTGGTTGATCAAAGAACGTTCCATCCAGATGGTCGTTACGTTTTTCTATGAGCCAGAACACCATCAGGATTTATTTGAAGCCGTCCAGGTGATTCTGCACTCGGTTCAGCTCTCTCTGAATCCGTCGAATCCACCGGAACTGTTTGCCAACGAAGTGCTGGAACTCGCACACAAGAAATTCCCCTTGATTAACTCTCAGATTCTCCCTGGATTTCGGTTAAAATTTGGTGAATCTGAGATGAACCTCGCTAATTTCTACCGTGCCTACCTGACAACCCCCGATAACTTTGAGAAACAGATCACGACGGCGCTGGTCACAATTTTGCAGATAAATGAATGGGGTGATGCCCAGACTGAGCCGGAATTATCGGAGATTCAAGACCGCATCATGCCGATTCTGTTATCGCGCGAATCCTGGGAAAATAATTTTCCGAACTTCGTGGGTGAATCCTGGATTGCCAATTTAGCGATCCTGTATGTGGTCGACGAATCGAACGCGTATTGGTATATTCATGAAAAGCTGCTCAGAAAATGGAACATCGATCAAGAACAGCTCCATCAGATTGCACTGGATAATCTGGACCGCTATTTTGATCACAATCAAATTGAGCTGATTTGCATGTCGAAGGAAGAGGGGCCGAATATGGTGATCCAAAGCAGGCCGGACGCCTATAACGCGTCGCAGGTCCTGAGCCGCTCTTTCTACCAGCAGGCACGCAGGTTTCTGGGTAGCGAATTTTTAGCCGGAGTCCCCAACCGTGATTTTCTGTTGGCGATCAGCTTTAGTGAGACTCATGTGATCGAAAAAATCCAGCATAATATTGCCAGTGACTATTTAACCATGGACCATCCGCTGACAGATCATTTGCTGGTTGTGACTGCGGATGGCGTGAGTGAATATTGTGGCGTGAGCTGA
- a CDS encoding uroporphyrinogen-III synthase, whose amino-acid sequence MTNTPLRVCSFESRKSEAMRALIERNQGLPTLVHSMDEIPLEDNEQVKAFCEKLFQNEIDVMVFMTGVGATALLDAVELYFPREQFLTALKKIIVTVRGPKPTVVLRNWEVPIHYTAPEPNTWHEIISAWDDAKFSVTGKHIAVQEYGKPVQEFYDELRKRGAQVLPVTVYRWALPEDTSGLRDAINATLQNEFDVLMFTSAQQITHVLQIADEEQVRDKWLQAAAKTMIASVGPACSEALQQAGLPVDFESSPPKMGPLVKDALQAAPDILAKKR is encoded by the coding sequence ATGACGAACACCCCGTTACGCGTCTGCAGTTTTGAAAGTCGTAAAAGCGAGGCCATGCGCGCTCTGATTGAACGAAATCAGGGGCTGCCAACACTCGTCCATTCCATGGATGAAATTCCGCTGGAAGATAACGAGCAGGTCAAGGCGTTCTGCGAAAAACTGTTTCAAAATGAAATCGATGTGATGGTCTTTATGACGGGCGTGGGGGCGACCGCGTTGTTGGATGCGGTAGAACTCTATTTCCCGCGGGAACAGTTTCTCACAGCCCTCAAAAAAATCATCGTCACGGTCCGCGGGCCGAAACCGACGGTCGTCCTGCGAAACTGGGAAGTCCCGATTCACTATACCGCGCCCGAGCCGAACACCTGGCATGAAATTATTTCTGCCTGGGATGATGCAAAGTTTTCGGTCACGGGCAAGCATATCGCAGTGCAGGAATATGGAAAACCCGTACAGGAATTTTACGACGAACTTCGCAAACGCGGGGCACAGGTTCTGCCTGTCACCGTGTATCGCTGGGCACTCCCCGAGGATACCAGCGGCTTAAGAGATGCGATCAACGCGACCCTTCAAAATGAATTCGACGTGCTGATGTTTACCAGTGCCCAGCAGATTACACACGTTTTGCAAATTGCGGACGAAGAACAGGTACGGGACAAATGGCTGCAGGCGGCTGCCAAAACGATGATCGCTTCCGTCGGTCCTGCCTGTTCGGAAGCATTGCAGCAGGCCGGGCTGCCCGTCGATTTTGAATCGAGTCCTCCCAAAATGGGCCCCCTTGTCAAAGACGCCCTCCAGGCCGCACCGGACATTCTCGCGAAAAAACGGTAA
- the hemG gene encoding protoporphyrinogen oxidase codes for MSSTATKRIAVIGGGITGLSAAHRLFELADAQQQSIEVTLFESQPETGGWIGTIEQQDYLIDTGADMFITNKPAAIELCKRLGLEDQLISTNQQYRGALILKDGQPVPVPLGFELMTPSRIGPMLKTPLLSLWGKLRMGLEYFLPRRQSVTGLDQDDESLAHFVKRRFGVEALNRLIQPLVAGIYTSDPEKLSLRATLPRFLDMERDHRSLIKAIRKQKRAAKSADATGARYGLFAAFQGGMQTLTRTLAEWVSERGTILFSQPVTKISPVKAGGYAVTSEADGGTQTQHFDAVLIATATHYAAGMTAGFAPELSGLLAQIEYASTAILVNVFKLSDIKHPLNAFGLVIPAAENRKIFAVAFASRKFPGRAPEGCVQLRTFVGGAMQAELLEHTDAELESIVQSELADILGVTGKPLFSKLLRHNQSMPQYHMGHLQLVEQIELQADQYPNLELAGNAYRGVGIPDSIHSAEQAAERMIETLFTPASVQSP; via the coding sequence ATGAGTTCAACTGCAACAAAACGGATCGCCGTCATCGGCGGCGGGATCACCGGTCTCTCCGCCGCCCACCGTCTGTTCGAACTGGCAGACGCACAACAGCAGTCAATCGAAGTCACCCTGTTTGAATCGCAGCCGGAAACGGGGGGCTGGATTGGCACTATCGAGCAACAGGACTATCTGATCGATACCGGTGCCGACATGTTTATCACGAATAAGCCGGCAGCGATTGAACTCTGCAAACGGCTGGGGCTGGAAGATCAACTTATCTCCACCAATCAGCAGTATCGAGGCGCCTTGATTCTCAAGGACGGGCAACCCGTTCCGGTGCCGCTCGGCTTTGAATTGATGACGCCGTCCCGCATTGGTCCCATGCTCAAGACGCCGCTGCTGAGTCTCTGGGGAAAACTGCGGATGGGGCTCGAATATTTTCTTCCCCGCCGACAGAGTGTGACCGGACTGGATCAGGATGACGAAAGTCTGGCACATTTTGTGAAGCGCCGTTTTGGCGTAGAAGCCTTGAATCGCCTCATTCAGCCTTTAGTCGCCGGCATTTATACGTCTGATCCCGAAAAGTTGAGTCTGCGCGCGACCCTGCCCCGCTTTCTGGATATGGAACGCGATCACCGCAGCCTGATTAAAGCGATCCGCAAACAGAAACGGGCCGCCAAATCGGCTGATGCCACTGGTGCCCGCTACGGACTCTTTGCCGCATTCCAGGGAGGCATGCAAACGCTGACGCGCACACTTGCCGAATGGGTCTCCGAGCGTGGTACGATTCTTTTCAGCCAGCCGGTTACAAAAATCAGCCCCGTTAAAGCAGGCGGTTATGCTGTGACCTCAGAAGCGGACGGTGGCACACAAACACAACACTTCGATGCGGTGCTCATTGCGACCGCAACACACTATGCGGCTGGCATGACTGCCGGCTTCGCGCCTGAACTCTCCGGTCTCCTTGCACAAATTGAATACGCGTCGACGGCGATTCTGGTGAACGTCTTCAAACTCTCAGACATCAAGCATCCGCTGAATGCGTTCGGCCTTGTGATTCCGGCTGCCGAAAATCGCAAGATCTTTGCCGTCGCCTTTGCGAGTCGAAAATTCCCCGGTCGGGCTCCCGAAGGATGTGTGCAGCTGCGAACGTTTGTTGGCGGCGCGATGCAGGCCGAACTGCTTGAGCATACTGATGCAGAACTCGAAAGCATCGTTCAGAGCGAATTGGCCGACATTCTGGGGGTGACAGGCAAACCACTATTCTCAAAACTGCTGCGGCACAATCAGTCGATGCCGCAATACCACATGGGGCATCTGCAGCTGGTCGAACAGATCGAACTACAGGCCGACCAATATCCCAACCTGGAACTGGCAGGCAACGCCTATCGTGGCGTTGGCATTCCCGATTCCATTCACAGTGCCGAGCAGGCAGCAGAACGAATGATTGAGACGCTGTTTACTCCCGCGTCAGTTCAATCCCCTTAA
- a CDS encoding MBL fold metallo-hydrolase yields the protein MQQESNLFSQRLGEFITLGTGTSVGIPIIGCDCDVCTSPNPKNQRGRTSVYVGAPEGGFLIDTPPELRLQLLRENIPWVHAVLYTHSHADHIFGLDDVRISGYRLEKPIMLHCEEIVEEQIRRSFNYAFEDPIHNLHHMARPRLEFTRVNLEAFDLLGLRIQPIRLMHGTLPILGYRINNIAFCTDVSEIPPESWQHLEGLDYLIIDALRIKPHPTHFNLEQSLEVVERVKPKRAYFTHISHSLEHEEINASLPDHIELAYDGLSLPLN from the coding sequence ATGCAACAGGAATCAAATCTATTTTCACAACGGCTCGGTGAATTCATCACACTGGGAACCGGAACCAGCGTAGGAATTCCCATTATTGGCTGCGATTGTGACGTCTGCACGTCTCCCAATCCCAAAAATCAACGCGGGCGCACTTCAGTTTATGTGGGAGCCCCTGAAGGGGGTTTTTTAATTGACACGCCTCCCGAACTCCGACTGCAGTTGCTGCGAGAAAATATTCCCTGGGTGCATGCCGTGCTTTATACGCACAGTCATGCAGACCATATCTTTGGCCTGGATGACGTGCGAATTAGTGGCTATCGATTAGAAAAACCGATCATGCTGCACTGCGAGGAAATTGTCGAAGAACAAATCCGTCGCTCATTTAACTACGCGTTTGAAGACCCCATACACAATCTTCATCATATGGCACGTCCACGCCTTGAATTTACCAGAGTCAACCTGGAAGCCTTTGATTTGCTCGGCCTGCGAATACAGCCTATTCGACTGATGCACGGCACTCTCCCGATTTTGGGCTACCGCATCAACAATATCGCGTTTTGCACAGATGTCAGCGAGATTCCACCAGAAAGCTGGCAGCATCTGGAAGGCCTGGATTACCTGATCATCGACGCACTGCGAATTAAACCACACCCCACGCATTTTAATCTGGAACAAAGCCTGGAAGTTGTGGAACGCGTCAAACCAAAGCGTGCGTATTTCACGCACATTTCGCATTCACTGGAGCATGAAGAGATTAACGCCAGTTTGCCCGACCATATCGAACTGGCTTACGATGGTCTCTCATTACCTCTGAATTAG
- the glgB gene encoding 1,4-alpha-glucan branching protein GlgB, translated as MRRRNKPQARRPLFTPAELHALKTGMHCTMYNSMGAHPDEVNGIKGTRFAVWAPNAQEVCIICDKNHWKHGEYYLNSSDAGVWSGFVPEISEGDAYKFSLRGQNGEFFEKSDPYAFYSELRPKTASIVYNLENFPWQDTEWIDKRKEINWHDQPITIYEVHLGSWKRPKDGRQFFTYRELAKQLVDYVKQMGYTHIQLMPITEHPFDGSWGYQTTGYFSPTSRFGTPHDLMYFVDYCHQADIGVLFDWVPGHFPTDGHSLGRFDGTCLYEHEDPRKGFHPDWGTYIFNYGRNEIRDFLLSSAHFWIDKYHFDGLRVDAVASMLYLDYSRQEGEWVPNSSGGRENLEAIQFLKDANTSLHGAYPGILTIAEESTSWGGVSHPVYNGGLGFNMKWDMGWMNDTLRYMHFDPIYRSHHQGELSFRMIYAFTENFVLPLSHDEVVHGKRSLLSQMPGDLWQQFANLRLLYGYQYTMPGKKLLFMGGELAQWHEWDHDNELDWKLIGHDNHDGIRRLIGDLNYLYRTEKSLFETDFNSAGFSWIQCDDSKNSVFAFQRISATDDEHVIVIANFTPVPRDGYRIGVPKAGFYNEIINSDAEIYGGSNIGNAGGVYSEKINSHGLDHSITLNLPPLGLLIMKPVATSKKPDQKK; from the coding sequence ATGCGGCGACGCAACAAGCCCCAAGCCAGGCGGCCTTTATTTACACCCGCAGAACTTCATGCACTAAAGACAGGAATGCACTGTACTATGTATAACTCAATGGGAGCACACCCTGACGAAGTCAATGGAATCAAGGGAACTCGATTTGCCGTCTGGGCACCCAATGCACAAGAAGTGTGTATCATTTGCGATAAAAATCACTGGAAGCATGGTGAATATTACCTGAACTCAAGTGATGCAGGGGTCTGGTCCGGATTTGTTCCCGAAATCTCCGAAGGAGATGCCTACAAGTTCAGTCTGCGTGGCCAAAACGGTGAGTTTTTTGAGAAAAGCGATCCCTACGCGTTCTACTCAGAACTGCGTCCCAAAACCGCATCCATTGTTTACAATCTGGAAAACTTTCCCTGGCAGGATACAGAATGGATCGACAAGCGGAAAGAGATCAACTGGCACGATCAGCCGATCACCATTTATGAAGTACACCTCGGTTCCTGGAAACGCCCCAAAGATGGCCGCCAGTTCTTCACTTATCGCGAGTTAGCAAAACAGCTCGTCGATTATGTGAAACAGATGGGCTACACGCATATTCAATTGATGCCGATCACAGAACATCCCTTCGATGGTTCCTGGGGTTATCAGACGACCGGTTATTTTTCCCCTACCAGCCGCTTTGGGACTCCGCATGATTTAATGTACTTCGTCGATTACTGTCACCAGGCCGACATCGGCGTGTTATTCGACTGGGTTCCCGGCCATTTCCCCACCGACGGTCACTCCCTGGGTCGTTTTGATGGAACCTGTCTGTACGAGCATGAAGATCCACGCAAAGGGTTTCACCCGGACTGGGGAACATACATCTTCAATTATGGTCGGAATGAAATTCGCGACTTCCTGCTTTCCAGTGCCCATTTCTGGATTGATAAATACCACTTCGATGGATTGAGAGTCGACGCCGTGGCTTCCATGCTCTACCTGGATTATTCACGCCAGGAAGGGGAATGGGTCCCGAACTCCAGTGGGGGACGGGAAAATCTGGAAGCGATCCAGTTCCTGAAAGACGCCAATACCAGCCTGCATGGCGCTTATCCCGGAATCCTGACGATTGCAGAAGAATCGACTTCCTGGGGCGGCGTTTCGCACCCGGTCTATAACGGCGGCCTGGGATTCAATATGAAATGGGATATGGGGTGGATGAACGACACCCTTCGCTATATGCATTTCGATCCGATTTACCGCTCGCATCATCAGGGCGAGCTCTCGTTCAGAATGATCTATGCCTTTACTGAAAACTTTGTACTGCCTTTATCTCACGATGAAGTCGTACATGGCAAACGTTCGTTACTCTCACAAATGCCAGGCGATCTGTGGCAGCAGTTTGCGAATCTGCGACTGCTGTATGGCTACCAATACACGATGCCTGGCAAAAAACTGCTGTTCATGGGTGGTGAATTGGCACAATGGCACGAGTGGGACCATGACAACGAACTCGACTGGAAATTGATCGGCCATGATAACCATGACGGAATTCGACGTTTGATTGGCGACTTGAATTACCTGTACCGTACAGAAAAATCTCTGTTCGAAACCGACTTCAATTCGGCTGGTTTTTCCTGGATTCAGTGCGACGATTCCAAAAACAGTGTGTTCGCATTCCAGAGAATTTCCGCCACTGACGACGAACATGTGATTGTGATCGCGAATTTTACCCCCGTTCCACGAGACGGCTATCGGATTGGCGTTCCGAAAGCCGGGTTCTACAATGAAATCATCAATAGTGATGCGGAGATCTACGGCGGCTCTAATATCGGCAATGCAGGGGGTGTCTACAGCGAAAAGATTAATAGCCACGGTCTGGACCATAGCATCACGCTGAATCTACCACCGTTGGGCCTTTTGATCATGAAACCGGTCGCTACCAGTAAGAAGCCAGATCAGAAAAAATAG
- a CDS encoding ExeA family protein has product MYETNFGFKDRPFTVSPSSACFYQASEHKNVLDELLVSISSLNGITILTGEAGTGKTAICLQLISQLEEQFQIQFVEHCNFPTVRALLQTLLYNLTDYYEKVSEQELRLALSAEVRSSFLAHGQPLLLIVDEAHLLPASFLEELRVLSDISFEGKPALQLMLCGQPELEETFIQPALSSLNQRIGCQVYLDRMTRQESKDYIEYRIQRVVTEERAYFTDEAIQFITHVSDGLPRCLNQICDHSLMLAYLQDSPVVDEAIARESLADLRQLPLHWNDPLPARSPLEELRKSEPAEDMGQMNLEEEAADFEIDLSMEDRLNELAEANSSEAESAAEADEFDWDSSDLLSLGDDIEAIEIGSSSEESTVCETETSKPEPESAMPSLSAVETFTETANRPSTSPEVVPSLEVTDGFVEIVDRYAAIDAGLDPATLPQETLSHTDVMRSALRLQPPQFRASVPPEIDSKQNQAAAEQPAIPLQPIEDEHSESASIAFEESQLKQLEPNVFQALAKEISQDDGSFEELLAAQVYEVCSETRRGLLNALNEIRNYTESLETETSEEEDVAYDLVEPEYEPPAGTSFRVDRQPDEETQNSATAHLKGPVMGRYKNLFTRLRRKQEVN; this is encoded by the coding sequence ATGTACGAAACAAACTTTGGGTTCAAGGATCGACCCTTTACCGTTTCACCCTCCTCAGCTTGTTTTTATCAAGCTTCTGAGCACAAGAACGTGCTTGATGAATTATTGGTCAGTATTTCGAGCTTGAATGGAATCACAATTCTCACGGGAGAAGCGGGAACCGGTAAAACTGCGATTTGTCTGCAATTAATTTCTCAGTTGGAAGAACAGTTTCAAATTCAGTTTGTAGAACACTGCAACTTTCCAACGGTGAGAGCACTGCTGCAGACGTTGTTGTATAATTTAACGGATTATTATGAAAAGGTCAGCGAGCAAGAGCTGCGCCTGGCGCTATCTGCGGAAGTGCGGTCATCTTTTCTGGCCCACGGACAGCCCCTGTTGTTGATTGTGGATGAGGCTCACCTTTTGCCGGCTTCATTTTTAGAAGAGTTACGGGTACTTTCCGATATTTCGTTTGAAGGCAAGCCGGCACTGCAGTTGATGCTCTGCGGTCAGCCAGAGTTGGAAGAAACATTTATTCAGCCTGCGCTTTCCTCATTAAATCAGCGGATCGGTTGCCAGGTTTATTTAGATCGGATGACGCGACAGGAATCGAAAGATTATATCGAGTATCGAATTCAACGCGTGGTGACCGAGGAACGCGCGTATTTTACGGATGAGGCAATTCAATTCATCACACATGTGAGCGACGGATTGCCGCGGTGTCTGAACCAGATCTGTGACCATAGTTTGATGCTGGCCTACTTACAGGACTCACCTGTGGTCGATGAAGCCATCGCACGCGAATCGCTGGCCGATCTCCGGCAATTACCCCTGCATTGGAATGATCCCCTGCCCGCCCGTTCTCCGCTGGAAGAGCTGCGCAAATCTGAACCTGCTGAAGACATGGGGCAGATGAATCTGGAAGAGGAAGCTGCTGATTTCGAGATTGATCTTTCCATGGAAGACCGCTTGAACGAACTGGCGGAAGCGAACTCAAGCGAAGCGGAATCGGCAGCAGAAGCAGATGAATTTGACTGGGATTCGTCAGACTTACTGTCTCTCGGCGATGATATTGAAGCAATCGAAATCGGAAGTAGTTCTGAAGAATCCACGGTCTGTGAAACAGAAACAAGCAAACCGGAACCCGAGTCGGCAATGCCGTCTCTGTCTGCCGTCGAAACCTTCACAGAAACAGCGAATCGCCCCTCAACCAGCCCTGAAGTGGTCCCTTCTCTTGAAGTGACCGATGGGTTTGTCGAGATTGTCGATCGTTACGCCGCCATTGATGCCGGCCTGGATCCCGCGACACTTCCTCAGGAAACACTATCCCATACCGATGTCATGAGGTCGGCACTACGTTTACAGCCACCCCAGTTTCGGGCTTCGGTGCCACCAGAGATCGATTCAAAACAGAATCAAGCCGCTGCCGAGCAACCTGCGATCCCGTTACAACCGATTGAAGATGAGCATTCTGAATCCGCTTCGATCGCCTTTGAAGAAAGCCAACTGAAGCAATTGGAACCGAACGTATTTCAAGCTTTGGCAAAAGAAATTTCACAGGACGATGGTTCCTTTGAAGAACTTTTAGCTGCTCAGGTTTACGAGGTCTGCTCGGAGACACGCAGGGGGCTCCTGAATGCACTGAATGAGATTCGTAATTATACAGAATCTCTGGAAACGGAGACCTCTGAAGAGGAAGACGTTGCTTACGATCTGGTCGAACCGGAATATGAACCACCTGCCGGGACATCGTTCCGAGTTGACAGGCAACCGGATGAGGAAACTCAAAATTCAGCGACGGCTCACCTCAAAGGTCCTGTGATGGGGAGATATAAGAATTTGTTCACGCGATTACGTCGAAAGCAGGAGGTGAACTAG